The nucleotide sequence AGCAGGCCCAGCCCCTGCTCGAGATCCTGCGCGAGCCCGCAGGCTTCGCCAAGCTGCCCTACACGCGGCACGAAGACCCGTACGGGTTGATCGACACAGCGGCCCTCTTCGACTGGGTGATGTCGGACGAGCACACGCGGGTGGAGCTGGTGCCCGACTGGCGTGAGAGCTGCGCCGACGTGCCGGGTCGTGTGTTGGTCCACACGCGCGGCGGCTTTGTCGACACGGGCGCGGCGCCGGATCTCGCGGCCGAAGCCAAGAATTGGCAGGACGCGGGTCGCCACGTGAGAGTGGTGAAGGCCGTTTTGCTACCGTGAGAATGCTCCGCAGTTTCGACCTACAGGAGTCGCTATGAAGCGAGCGGGAACAAGCCAGAGGAGAGTGCTCATGAAGAGATCGAAGACTGTTTTCATTTTCGCAGGAATCGCCCTTACCGCCCTTCGGCCGGTCGCACTCGCCTTCGATGACGCAACGATCGAGGCGCCGGAAATTGCCACGGAAGAGGTCCGGCGAACCGAGATCGCCTTTGCCAAGACGATGGAGGAGCGAGATTTCGAGGCGTTCCAGACCTTCCTCGCGGACGAGGCGATCTTCTACAACGGTGACCAGGAAATCCGGGGAAAAGAGGCCGTTGCCGCCGCATGGAAGAGGCTTTTCGAGGGAGCCGAGGCTCCATTCTCCTGGCGCCCTGAGGTCGTGTCGACGCTCGATTCGGGATCCCTCGGCCTGAGCTCTGGACCGATTTTCAATCCGGACGGCAAG is from Acidobacteriota bacterium and encodes:
- a CDS encoding nuclear transport factor 2 family protein, translating into MKRSKTVFIFAGIALTALRPVALAFDDATIEAPEIATEEVRRTEIAFAKTMEERDFEAFQTFLADEAIFYNGDQEIRGKEAVAAAWKRLFEGAEAPFSWRPEVVSTLDSGSLGLSSGPIFNPDGKRVGTFNSIWRRGSDGTWQIVFDRGCTCG